A single region of the Triticum dicoccoides isolate Atlit2015 ecotype Zavitan chromosome 2B, WEW_v2.0, whole genome shotgun sequence genome encodes:
- the LOC119367273 gene encoding uncharacterized protein LOC119367273, with the protein MPRECNPCSGMLALFKGRPRAQQLSQPPKPTLLRRAFGRMKSNRRRRRHRSSSFSSVRAVFWPLMSMGSDVDRSFVADRPPRSSSDDSGGTAVRAPSPSLDTPGAGSTTAARLLAIQQAQISEAAASASPAKQSGTASGAVRAPSPSLDEQAALTTTAARVLALQARLGSAAVFASPTKPITTAVHRLSDVAAACGDGDVEEACKGFERHLMEMLVEEAKVGDLMDVEELLGCWEKLRSPVFVRLVGRFYGDLCMDLFTDLDDDVSSESSDDSTV; encoded by the coding sequence ATGCCGAGGGAGTGCAACCCGTGCAGCGGCATGCTCGCGCTCTTCAAGGGGCGCCCGAGGGCGCAGCAGCTGTCGCAGCCGCCGAAGCCGACGCTGCTCCGCCGCGCGTTCGGCAGGATGAAGAGcaaccgccgccgccggcgccaccGTTCCAGCAGCTTCAGCTCCGTCCGCGCGGTTTTCTGGCCGCTCATGTCCATGGGCTCGGATGTGGACCGCAGCTTCGTCGCCGACCGGCCGCCCAGGAGCTCCTCGGACGACAGCGGCGGCACCGCCGTGCGCGCGCCGTCGCCGTCCCTCGACACGCCCGGCGCGGGGTCGACCACGGCCGCGCGGTTGCTCGCGATCCAGCAGGCTCAGATCAGCGAGGCCGCCGCATCGGCGTCTCCTGCCAAGCAGAGCGGCACGGCATCTGGCGCCGTGCGCGCCCCGTCGCCGTCGCTGGACGAGCAAGCCGCGTTGACGACGACGGCCGCGCGGGTGCTCGCGCTGCAGGCCCGGCTCGGCTCGGCCGCGGTATTCGCGTCGCCGACGAAGCCGATTACCACCGCAGTGCATCGTCTCAGCGACGTGGCCGCCGCCTGCGGAGACGGCGATGTGGAGGAGGCGTGCAAAGGCTTCGAGCGgcacctgatggagatgctggtggAGGAGGCCAAGGTGGGGGACCTCATGGACGTCGAGGAGCTGCTCGGCTGCTGGGAGAAGCTCAGGTCGCCGGTGTTCGTCCGGCTCGTCGGCCGCTTCTACGGCGACCTCTGCATGGACCTCTTCACCGACCTCGATGACGACGTGTCATCCGAGTCGTCCGACGATTCGACTGTTTGA